The Synergistaceae bacterium DNA segment GAGTCGTAACATGCTCCCTTTGCGGAAATATATCGTCAAAAGACCCCTGCAATATTTGCTCTGACCCTCTCAGAGACCGCAATATTATCTGTGTCGTTGACGATTTGGAGTCGCTCTCGGCGTTCGAGCAGTCCGGGATATACAACGGTCTTTATCACGTCATGGGCGGAAGGGAAATCACCGACAAATCAGCCGACTCCCTCGCCAGGCACGTGCGGAAAGTCAAGCCGGAGGAAGTCATCATAGCGTCCTCGCCGGGCATTGAGGGCGATATGTCGTATTACACGCTTGCGGATATTCTTCGGGGGCTTGGCGTTGAGAATGTTACGAGGCTTGCTTACGGCCTGCCGCTTGGAGGGAGCATTGAATTTGCTGACAGAATGACCCTACACACGGCACTTGAAGGAAGGCGGAAACTATGAGGGAGTATTCATTCATAATTGTAGCGGGCGGAAGCGGGACAAGGTTCGGCGGGAAAAAGCAGTTTATGACGCTAGGAGGCCGCGAATTATGGAGATGGAGTGCGGAAAACGCAGAGAGACTCCCGGACTCGATTCGCGAAATCGTGTTAGTGATTCCCAAAGGCGACTCACTGACTCCCGAATGGCGCGGGGAAATTCCGTTACGGGTAACGCACGGAGGAGACGAGCGCGCAATTTCTGTGCTTAACGGTCTAAGCATGGCCGGATGTGATTTCGTGATGGTACATGACGCTGCCCGGCCTTTCGCGAGTCCTGATTTATTCCGGCGGTTAATGAACGCCGTTACGGAGGAAGCCGGAGCCGTTCCCGTTCTGCCCGTAAGCGATGCCCTCAAGCGTATAGACTCCGGGGAAGTCTCATGCGTTGACCGCGATGGACTCTATATCACGCAGACTCCGCAGGTTTTCCCCCGTCTGAGGCTGATTGAGGCGGTGAAAGATTTCCCGTCAGCAAAAGAC contains these protein-coding regions:
- the recR gene encoding recombination protein RecR, whose product is MESLDSLVNALKKFPGLGPKSARRIAFHLLKQDSRELQRIGGLIANLKKGVVTCSLCGNISSKDPCNICSDPLRDRNIICVVDDLESLSAFEQSGIYNGLYHVMGGREITDKSADSLARHVRKVKPEEVIIASSPGIEGDMSYYTLADILRGLGVENVTRLAYGLPLGGSIEFADRMTLHTALEGRRKL